A stretch of Sebastes fasciatus isolate fSebFas1 chromosome 19, fSebFas1.pri, whole genome shotgun sequence DNA encodes these proteins:
- the LOC141757237 gene encoding uncharacterized protein LOC141757237 isoform X2 has protein sequence MATNISSRYEHITCKVLIQSGSPAVYQLIPKKENIGDVKRITLKRVTLGKKDPNKTNKTILLVGETGTGKSTLINALVNYAMGVKWEDDVWFQIIEEEEKKSQSESQTTDVIVYEIFGFEGKTLPYSLTIINTPGYGDTRGTEGDATITQRLFQLFRSSDGVHEINAVGLVLKATDNRLNDRLRYIFNSVMSLFGNDMEKNIVALVTHSNGVTPENVLEALKDANIKCAKDEEDEPLHFMFDNCQSTQRTKKNKVPLKAAWDLTKDQMGQLTDYLKETSPQNLITTVEVLDARTRLAACIQNLQERMELTELKQREIKQTQKALKKHEEEMKSNDKVTVCTGKCPASDYVKEKYKQNKAGSESKLSLLETLEKEMEKLQKGKDQLLEKSFQNVVKLEQIALNVDSVSTHAHVDFLIEKMKEKGDTVKVQKLEEMKARMEKDKGIKSALWYGFSRIKAAGKAVIEAMKQNHCEQTAE, from the coding sequence GAACATCTCATCCAGATATGAACACATCACCTGCAAAGTTCTGATCCAGTCAGGATCTCCTGCTGTCTACCAGCTGATACCAAAGAAAGAGAACATTGGAGATGTAAAGAGAATTACTCTAAAGAGAGTGACTCTGGGTAAAAAAGATCcaaacaagacaaacaaaaccATCTTGCTTGTGGGTGAAACCGGAACAGGAAAGTCCACTCTGATCAACGCTCTGGTCAACTACGCCATGGGAGTGAAGTGGGAGGACGATGTCTGGTTTCAGATcatagaggaagaggagaagaaaagtcAATCAGAAAGTCAAACAACAGATGTGATCGTGTACGAGATCTTTGGGTTTGAAGGTAAAACTCTGCCGTACTCTCTGACCATCATCAATACTCCTGGATACGGAGACACCAGAGGGACTGAAGGAGATGCCACCATCACTCAAAGATTATTTCAGTTGTTCCGCTCAAGTGATGGAGTTCATGAGATCAATGCAGTGGGTCTGGTGCTGAAAGCAACTGACAATCGACTGAATGACCGACTGAGGTACATCTTTAACTCAGTGATGTCTCTGTTTGGAAACGACATGGAGAAGAACATCGTAGCCCTCGTCACACACTCCAATGGTGTGACACCTGAAAATGTTCTAGAGGCCCTCAAAGATGCAAACATTAAATGTGCCaaagatgaagaggatgagCCTCTTCATTTCATGTTCGATAACTGCCAGAGCACTCAgagaacaaagaaaaataaagttccACTAAAAGCTGCCTGGGACTTAACAAAGGACCAAATGGGTCAACTCACTGATTACCTGAAAGAAACGTCACCTCAGAACCTGATAACAACTGTTGAGGTGTTGGATGCACGCACCAGACTGGCAGCCTGCATCCAAAACCTGCAAGAGAGGATGGAGTTGACTGAACtgaaacagagagaaataaaacagaCTCAGAAAGCTCTGAAGAAACATGAAGAAGAGATGAAGAGCAATGACAAGGTCACGGTATGCACCGGGAAGTGTCCTGCATCAGATTAtgtgaaagaaaaatataaacagaaCAAGGCAGGAAGTGAGAGCAAGTTGAGCCTTTTGGAAACTCTTGAGAAGGAAATGGAAAAACTTCAGAAAGGAAAGGATCAGTTGTTGGAAAAGTCCTTCCAGAATGTCGTCAAACTGGAGCAGATCGCCCTGAATGTGGACTCAGTGTCCACTCACGCCCACGTGGACTTCCTGATTGAGAAGATGAAGGAGAAAGGAGACACAGTGAAGGTCCAGAAACTGGAGGAGATGAAAGCTCGAATGGAGAAAGATAAAGGAATCAAATCAGCGCTGTGGTACGGGTTTAGTAGAATAAAAGCAGCTGGTAAAGCAGTTATAGAAGCAATGAAACAGAATcactgtgagcagacagctgagtaG
- the LOC141757237 gene encoding uncharacterized protein LOC141757237 isoform X1 yields the protein MATNISSRYEHITCKVLIQSGSPAVYQLIPKKENIGDVKRITLKRVTLGKKDPNKTNKTILLVGETGTGKSTLINALVNYAMGVKWEDDVWFQIIEEEEKKSQSESQTTDVIVYEIFGFEGKTLPYSLTIINTPGYGDTRGTEGDATITQRLFQLFRSSDGVHEINAVGLVLKATDNRLNDRLRYIFNSVMSLFGNDMEKNIVALVTHSNGVTPENVLEALKDANIKCAKDEEDEPLHFMFDNCQSTQRTKKNKVPLKAAWDLTKDQMGQLTDYLKETSPQNLITTVEVLDARTRLAACIQNLQERMELTELKQREIKQTQKALKKHEEEMKSNDKVTVCTGKCPASDYVKEKYKQNKAGSESKLSLLETLEKEMEKLQKGKDQLLEKSFQNVVKLEQIALNVDSVSTHAHVDFLIEKMKEKGDTVKVQKLEEMKARMEKDKGIKSALWYGFSRIKAAGKAVIEAMKQNHCEQTAE from the exons atggcaac GAACATCTCATCCAGATATGAACACATCACCTGCAAAGTTCTGATCCAGTCAGGATCTCCTGCTGTCTACCAGCTGATACCAAAGAAAGAGAACATTGGAGATGTAAAGAGAATTACTCTAAAGAGAGTGACTCTGGGTAAAAAAGATCcaaacaagacaaacaaaaccATCTTGCTTGTGGGTGAAACCGGAACAGGAAAGTCCACTCTGATCAACGCTCTGGTCAACTACGCCATGGGAGTGAAGTGGGAGGACGATGTCTGGTTTCAGATcatagaggaagaggagaagaaaagtcAATCAGAAAGTCAAACAACAGATGTGATCGTGTACGAGATCTTTGGGTTTGAAGGTAAAACTCTGCCGTACTCTCTGACCATCATCAATACTCCTGGATACGGAGACACCAGAGGGACTGAAGGAGATGCCACCATCACTCAAAGATTATTTCAGTTGTTCCGCTCAAGTGATGGAGTTCATGAGATCAATGCAGTGGGTCTGGTGCTGAAAGCAACTGACAATCGACTGAATGACCGACTGAGGTACATCTTTAACTCAGTGATGTCTCTGTTTGGAAACGACATGGAGAAGAACATCGTAGCCCTCGTCACACACTCCAATGGTGTGACACCTGAAAATGTTCTAGAGGCCCTCAAAGATGCAAACATTAAATGTGCCaaagatgaagaggatgagCCTCTTCATTTCATGTTCGATAACTGCCAGAGCACTCAgagaacaaagaaaaataaagttccACTAAAAGCTGCCTGGGACTTAACAAAGGACCAAATGGGTCAACTCACTGATTACCTGAAAGAAACGTCACCTCAGAACCTGATAACAACTGTTGAGGTGTTGGATGCACGCACCAGACTGGCAGCCTGCATCCAAAACCTGCAAGAGAGGATGGAGTTGACTGAACtgaaacagagagaaataaaacagaCTCAGAAAGCTCTGAAGAAACATGAAGAAGAGATGAAGAGCAATGACAAGGTCACGGTATGCACCGGGAAGTGTCCTGCATCAGATTAtgtgaaagaaaaatataaacagaaCAAGGCAGGAAGTGAGAGCAAGTTGAGCCTTTTGGAAACTCTTGAGAAGGAAATGGAAAAACTTCAGAAAGGAAAGGATCAGTTGTTGGAAAAGTCCTTCCAGAATGTCGTCAAACTGGAGCAGATCGCCCTGAATGTGGACTCAGTGTCCACTCACGCCCACGTGGACTTCCTGATTGAGAAGATGAAGGAGAAAGGAGACACAGTGAAGGTCCAGAAACTGGAGGAGATGAAAGCTCGAATGGAGAAAGATAAAGGAATCAAATCAGCGCTGTGGTACGGGTTTAGTAGAATAAAAGCAGCTGGTAAAGCAGTTATAGAAGCAATGAAACAGAATcactgtgagcagacagctgagtaG